Proteins encoded in a region of the Gemmatimonadaceae bacterium genome:
- a CDS encoding SIS domain-containing protein: MSIGSASPTVSEAPAQRSATTTASDPLASQAQLLLERRTRLVRPFFDGQAGRLARLCHRMAERFARGGRLMAFGHSPAALSDVRHIAVEFVHPVIVGKRALPAMGLIAAKGRLEAQLAQIAEPSDIAVAFPGASRDAFLAAESDETRAAIAFARQRGCLTVAFTDAGAEWEIEPSADDPFVAQEIVETVYHVLWELVHVFFEHKGLLADATGATHDAGASSFLYPFLDRRETDLERVLEDVRRSAVMKAEEITNLRIRAMSEGDATLCSAARALRSAFENGAGLLVLGNGGSATDAMDAAADYRFPPPGWRARKTIDLTEDTAIITAIANDIGADAIFLRQIIAYGRRGDVAMAFTTSGNSRNIVQALEEARRRGLATIAFVGYDGGEIMTRDLADYIFVVPSEYIPRIQEAQATAHHILRELVELA, encoded by the coding sequence GTGAGCATCGGCAGCGCGTCGCCAACGGTATCCGAAGCGCCGGCGCAGCGCTCGGCCACGACGACCGCGAGCGACCCGCTCGCGTCGCAGGCGCAGCTACTGCTCGAGCGTCGCACGCGGCTCGTTAGGCCCTTCTTCGACGGCCAGGCAGGACGGCTCGCGCGCCTGTGTCATCGAATGGCCGAGCGGTTCGCGCGCGGCGGACGACTCATGGCGTTCGGTCACTCGCCGGCTGCGCTCTCCGACGTTCGCCATATCGCGGTCGAGTTCGTCCATCCGGTGATTGTCGGGAAGCGCGCCTTGCCGGCGATGGGGCTCATTGCCGCGAAGGGGCGATTGGAAGCGCAGCTCGCCCAGATCGCCGAACCAAGTGATATCGCCGTCGCATTTCCCGGCGCCTCACGGGACGCCTTCTTGGCCGCGGAATCGGACGAGACGCGCGCCGCCATCGCCTTTGCGCGCCAGCGAGGCTGCCTAACGGTCGCATTCACCGATGCCGGCGCCGAATGGGAGATCGAGCCGTCCGCGGACGATCCCTTCGTCGCTCAAGAGATCGTGGAGACGGTCTACCACGTGCTCTGGGAGCTCGTGCACGTCTTCTTCGAGCACAAGGGCTTACTCGCTGACGCGACGGGGGCCACGCATGACGCTGGCGCATCGAGCTTTCTCTATCCTTTTCTCGATCGACGAGAGACCGACCTCGAGCGCGTGCTCGAGGATGTTCGCCGGTCTGCAGTCATGAAAGCCGAGGAAATCACCAATCTTCGCATTCGCGCAATGAGCGAGGGCGACGCGACGCTCTGCTCGGCAGCTCGAGCGCTGCGGTCGGCGTTCGAGAATGGCGCTGGGCTTCTCGTCCTCGGCAACGGCGGCTCGGCGACAGACGCGATGGACGCCGCGGCGGATTATCGATTTCCGCCCCCAGGCTGGCGCGCTCGCAAGACGATCGACCTCACCGAAGACACGGCGATCATCACGGCAATCGCCAATGACATCGGCGCGGACGCGATCTTTCTTCGGCAGATCATCGCCTACGGCCGTCGCGGCGACGTCGCGATGGCGTTCACGACGAGCGGCAACTCACGCAACATCGTGCAGGCGCTGGAGGAAGCGCGACGCCGCGGTCTCGCGACGATCGCCTTCGTTGGGTACGATGGTGGCGAGATCATGACCCGAGATCTTGCCGATTACATCTTCGTCGTACCGTCGGAATACATTCCGCGCATCCAGGAAGCGCAGGCCACGGCGCACCACATTCTGCGCGAGCTCGTCGAGCTTGCCTAA
- a CDS encoding NAD(P)/FAD-dependent oxidoreductase, whose product MSAHDAIVVGAGPNGLAAAIVLAHAGLSVLVIEGAPRIGGGARTEELTLPGFMHDVCSAVHPLAAASPLFAALPLADHGLEFIEPPIALAHPFDDAAPALLARDLGVTGRSLGVDADAYESLLGPLARAWQKLAIDVLAPLHIPKHPMLLARFAASGGQSVQRLVEHRFAGGQARGLIGGIAGHALQPFSHAGTAAIALMLAAAGHRVGWPIARGGARCIASALGSYFTKLGGQVETGTFVKSLDELPAARVVLLDLTPRQVLRVAERRLPSRYKRALGRFRYGPGVFKVDWALADAVPWRADECRQAGTLHLGGTIDELAANEAAVARGEHPERPTVLISQPTLFDTMRAPSGAHILWGYCHVPNGSTIDMLPRIEAQIERFAPGFRERVLARHVMTTADLEARNPNLVGGDIGEGANTLRQLFLRPVARWHPCRTPFKGLYLCSASTPPGGGVHGMCGYHAAKTALEDIFDIPIHKVIDINVRR is encoded by the coding sequence ATGAGCGCTCACGACGCGATCGTCGTTGGGGCAGGACCAAACGGGCTCGCGGCAGCTATCGTCCTCGCGCATGCGGGGCTCTCGGTCCTTGTCATCGAGGGCGCGCCAAGAATCGGCGGGGGCGCTCGCACCGAGGAGCTTACGCTGCCCGGTTTCATGCACGACGTCTGTTCCGCCGTGCATCCGCTCGCGGCCGCGTCGCCACTGTTTGCGGCGCTGCCACTCGCCGATCATGGCCTCGAGTTTATCGAGCCGCCGATCGCGCTGGCGCATCCATTCGACGACGCCGCGCCAGCGCTGCTCGCCCGCGATCTCGGCGTCACGGGGCGTTCACTCGGCGTCGATGCGGACGCCTATGAATCACTTCTCGGACCATTAGCGCGCGCGTGGCAGAAGCTCGCGATCGACGTGCTTGCGCCGCTCCACATCCCGAAACATCCGATGCTGCTCGCCCGATTTGCGGCGAGCGGCGGACAGTCCGTGCAGCGGCTCGTCGAGCATCGCTTCGCCGGAGGTCAGGCGAGAGGCCTCATCGGGGGTATCGCCGGTCACGCATTGCAACCCTTCTCTCACGCCGGCACGGCGGCGATCGCCCTCATGCTTGCCGCGGCCGGTCACCGCGTCGGCTGGCCGATAGCGCGCGGCGGTGCGCGCTGCATTGCTTCTGCCCTCGGTTCATACTTCACTAAACTTGGGGGTCAGGTCGAGACTGGCACATTCGTGAAATCGCTCGATGAACTGCCCGCTGCTCGCGTCGTGCTTCTGGATCTCACACCGCGGCAAGTACTCCGGGTTGCCGAGCGTCGGCTTCCATCGCGGTACAAACGGGCGCTGGGTCGTTTCCGCTACGGCCCTGGTGTCTTCAAGGTCGACTGGGCGCTCGCCGATGCCGTTCCGTGGCGCGCGGACGAATGTCGTCAGGCAGGGACGCTGCACCTTGGCGGAACGATCGACGAGCTGGCCGCGAACGAGGCAGCAGTCGCGCGCGGCGAGCATCCGGAACGCCCGACCGTCCTCATCTCGCAGCCGACGCTCTTCGACACAATGCGGGCGCCGTCAGGGGCGCACATTTTGTGGGGATACTGCCACGTGCCCAACGGTTCGACCATCGACATGCTGCCGCGCATCGAAGCGCAGATCGAACGCTTCGCGCCGGGCTTTCGCGAGCGCGTCCTCGCGCGACACGTCATGACAACGGCGGATCTCGAAGCACGGAATCCGAATCTCGTCGGAGGCGACATTGGTGAAGGCGCGAACACCTTGCGTCAACTCTTTCTCCGGCCTGTCGCGCGATGGCATCCGTGCAGGACGCCCTTCAAAGGACTCTACCTCTGTTCAGCGTCGACACCTCCTGGCGGGGGCGTCCATGGCATGTGCGGCTATCACGCCGCGAAGACCGCCCTCGAGGACATCTTCGACATTCCCATCCACAAGGTGATCGATATCAACGTGCGACGTTAG
- a CDS encoding cytochrome c3 family protein yields MPALFSPRATTIARSALVGLIALPIAVPAFAMLWVRTPWARGEHAAIVQPIPFDHRLHAGPLRIDCRYCHAGADRSASAGLPSTRQCVTCHTPLWMSSAPMAPVRQSIATGRPIPWQRVTQLPDFVYFDHSIHISKGVGCETCHGRVDQMAQVRQVAPLTMTWCVDCHRDPGRRLRPVRDVTVMGWTRPSAVDSLGVVLLARNHVRSLVNCSTCHR; encoded by the coding sequence ATGCCTGCACTCTTCTCGCCCCGCGCGACTACTATCGCGCGAAGTGCGTTGGTGGGGTTGATCGCGCTTCCGATCGCAGTACCAGCGTTCGCGATGCTCTGGGTTCGTACACCCTGGGCGCGCGGCGAGCACGCGGCGATCGTGCAACCAATTCCGTTCGATCATCGCTTGCACGCGGGCCCATTGCGGATCGACTGCCGTTATTGCCACGCAGGCGCCGATCGCAGCGCGTCCGCCGGTCTGCCATCGACGCGACAGTGCGTGACCTGCCATACGCCGCTCTGGATGTCGAGCGCGCCGATGGCTCCCGTGCGACAGAGCATCGCCACTGGCCGCCCGATTCCGTGGCAGCGCGTAACGCAACTTCCTGACTTCGTCTACTTCGATCACTCGATTCACATCAGCAAGGGCGTTGGCTGTGAGACCTGCCACGGCCGCGTCGATCAGATGGCGCAGGTTCGTCAGGTCGCGCCGCTGACGATGACATGGTGCGTCGACTGTCATCGCGATCCGGGCCGCCGACTTCGTCCTGTGCGCGACGTCACCGTGATGGGATGGACGAGGCCGAGCGCGGTCGACTCGTTAGGTGTGGTGCTCCTCGCGCGGAACCACGTCCGATCGTTGGTCAATTGCTCGACCTGCCACCGTTAG
- a CDS encoding 4Fe-4S dicluster domain-containing protein, whose product MSRHDSQAEFPEGAATPLDGLSRRDFVTLLGASVALAGLSGCVRAPDREILPYVEAPGDVVPGKPLHYATSMTIDGYATGLIVESHEGRPTKVEGNPDHPASLGAAGILEQASVLQLYDPHRARVPRAGRRRATLDAARAALAPAALSRRIGARGAGLHVLLEPTGSPLVAELIARVRAQYPDAAVSFYAPLASAAPLEAARTLFRAALVPQYDFSKADVVVSLSADFLAAGPFRLRHAADFATRRSHAPAARLYVAETQPSPTSTLADRRIALAPSLIGRAATALFDAVAAASGDNGSSLGSATPDLPPAARAWVEAVARDLAANRGRSIVIAGPEQAAAVHTITYVLNSALGNVGQTTWFTASPLIEPGEPSHDLGMIAAKIQTNTDTLVILDVNVCYGAPADLDLERRIRSVPNAFYLGAYDDETARSSAWHVPASHYLELWGDARAYDGTVSLVQPLIAPLYESLSTAEVLAALAGLGVANVHDLLTQSDAARGGAAWEDVLRRGVIPGSELPRVIPAAPMAAATDALRSIASTAAADSIDIAFVRSATVHDGRFANNVWLQELPDPITKLTWDNAALVSPAFAASAHIGTGDVIRLTLDARSIEVPALVVVGHADGAVSLPIGYGRSGAEAAARGVGVNANVLRTVREPFAATGLRLTFTGRQRALATTQSHWDIEGRSKEILAGGEPFDVPDSVRSGNHRRPLTLYEPNAPSSTGFGADQWAMTIDLDLCTGCSACVVACQAENNVPTVGRKGVLESREMHWLRIDRYVDEASPDRVETQPMLCQHCEKAPCEYVCPVNATVHSDDGLNEMVYNRCVGTRFCSNNCPYKVRRFNWFDYNDELAETVRMAKNPSVTVRQRGVMEKCTFCVQRIRRAQIDAEEAGEPRTGPVVTACQQACPTHAIVFGSLTDPTSDVVRLARDPRAFSALEDLGTVPRVRYLRRRNDGNERREAENAR is encoded by the coding sequence ATGTCACGACACGACTCCCAAGCGGAATTTCCCGAAGGCGCCGCAACGCCGCTAGATGGTCTCTCCCGCCGCGATTTCGTCACGCTCCTTGGCGCGAGCGTCGCGCTCGCCGGACTGAGTGGATGCGTCCGCGCTCCGGATCGCGAGATCCTCCCGTACGTCGAAGCGCCAGGTGACGTTGTTCCCGGGAAGCCGCTGCATTACGCGACGTCGATGACGATCGACGGCTATGCGACTGGATTGATCGTCGAGAGCCATGAAGGACGGCCGACAAAAGTCGAGGGCAATCCGGATCATCCGGCGAGTCTCGGTGCCGCCGGCATTCTCGAGCAAGCATCGGTGCTACAGCTCTACGATCCACATCGTGCAAGAGTACCGCGCGCGGGCCGCCGTCGCGCAACGCTCGATGCCGCTCGGGCCGCGCTGGCACCAGCAGCGCTCTCGCGACGCATCGGCGCACGCGGGGCCGGACTGCATGTCTTGCTCGAACCAACCGGTTCGCCCCTCGTCGCCGAGTTGATCGCACGTGTACGCGCGCAATATCCCGACGCCGCGGTGTCGTTTTATGCGCCGCTCGCGAGCGCCGCACCGCTCGAAGCCGCACGCACGCTTTTCCGCGCAGCGCTCGTTCCCCAGTACGACTTCAGCAAGGCCGACGTCGTCGTTTCACTCAGCGCTGACTTCCTCGCCGCAGGTCCATTTCGCCTCCGACACGCGGCGGACTTCGCGACGCGGCGCTCGCATGCGCCTGCCGCGAGGTTATACGTCGCCGAGACACAACCGTCCCCGACCAGTACCCTCGCCGACCGTCGTATCGCGCTCGCGCCCAGCCTGATTGGGCGGGCCGCGACGGCACTCTTCGACGCGGTCGCGGCAGCTTCCGGCGACAATGGTTCGTCGTTAGGCTCCGCGACACCTGATCTACCACCAGCGGCCCGCGCCTGGGTCGAAGCGGTCGCCCGGGACCTCGCCGCCAACCGCGGCCGCTCGATCGTCATCGCGGGGCCGGAGCAGGCGGCCGCAGTGCACACCATCACGTATGTGCTCAACAGCGCGCTTGGAAACGTCGGGCAGACGACGTGGTTCACGGCGTCACCGCTCATCGAACCGGGAGAGCCGAGCCACGACCTCGGGATGATCGCCGCAAAGATACAGACGAATACGGACACGCTCGTTATCCTCGACGTCAATGTGTGCTATGGTGCGCCGGCCGACCTGGATCTCGAGCGCCGCATCCGTTCCGTGCCTAACGCGTTTTACCTGGGTGCCTATGACGACGAGACGGCGCGGTCGAGCGCATGGCACGTACCCGCGTCTCACTATCTCGAGCTTTGGGGCGATGCGCGCGCGTACGACGGCACCGTCTCGCTCGTTCAACCTCTCATCGCGCCGCTATATGAGAGCCTGAGCACTGCCGAAGTCCTCGCTGCGCTCGCCGGACTTGGAGTCGCGAACGTGCATGATCTGTTGACACAGAGTGACGCCGCTCGCGGGGGCGCCGCGTGGGAGGACGTATTGCGTCGAGGAGTGATCCCGGGTTCCGAGTTGCCGCGCGTTATACCGGCGGCGCCAATGGCCGCCGCAACCGATGCGCTGCGATCGATCGCGAGTACGGCGGCCGCCGATTCCATCGATATCGCCTTCGTGCGGAGTGCCACCGTGCACGATGGGCGCTTCGCGAATAATGTGTGGCTCCAGGAGCTCCCGGATCCGATCACGAAGCTCACGTGGGACAACGCCGCCCTGGTGTCGCCGGCATTCGCCGCCTCCGCCCACATCGGCACCGGTGACGTCATTAGGCTCACGCTGGACGCGCGCTCGATTGAAGTGCCCGCGCTCGTCGTCGTCGGACACGCCGACGGTGCCGTTTCACTTCCAATCGGTTACGGTCGCTCGGGTGCCGAGGCAGCTGCTCGTGGCGTCGGCGTCAATGCCAATGTGCTCCGCACGGTACGCGAGCCGTTCGCCGCGACGGGCCTTCGCCTAACGTTCACGGGTCGTCAACGAGCGCTCGCGACCACACAATCGCACTGGGACATCGAGGGCCGCTCGAAGGAGATCCTTGCTGGGGGCGAGCCGTTCGACGTCCCGGACAGCGTGCGATCGGGCAACCACCGCCGGCCGCTGACGCTGTACGAGCCGAACGCGCCGTCGTCGACGGGCTTCGGTGCGGACCAGTGGGCGATGACGATCGATCTCGATCTCTGTACGGGGTGCAGCGCCTGCGTCGTCGCGTGCCAGGCGGAGAACAACGTGCCCACCGTCGGGAGAAAGGGCGTGCTCGAGAGCCGGGAAATGCACTGGTTGCGCATCGACCGATACGTCGATGAGGCGTCGCCGGATCGCGTTGAGACGCAGCCGATGCTCTGTCAGCATTGTGAGAAGGCACCGTGTGAGTACGTCTGCCCGGTGAATGCGACCGTTCACAGCGATGACGGCCTGAACGAGATGGTCTATAATCGCTGCGTCGGCACGCGCTTCTGCTCGAATAACTGCCCGTACAAAGTTCGTCGATTCAATTGGTTCGACTACAACGACGAGCTCGCGGAAACGGTCCGCATGGCGAAGAACCCGTCGGTCACCGTTAGGCAGCGCGGCGTGATGGAGAAGTGCACGTTCTGTGTGCAGCGTATCCGTCGTGCGCAGATTGACGCCGAGGAGGCAGGCGAGCCGCGTACAGGTCCCGTGGTAACCGCGTGCCAGCAAGCCTGCCCGACGCACGCGATCGTATTCGGCTCGCTCACCGATCCGACGAGCGACGTCGTACGACTTGCGCGGGACCCGCGTGCCTTCAGCGCGCTCGAGGACCTGGGCACTGTCCCGCGCGTGCGCTACCTCCGTCGCCGGAACGACGGCAACGAGCGTCGTGAGGCAGAGAATGCGCGCTGA
- the nrfD gene encoding NrfD/PsrC family molybdoenzyme membrane anchor subunit — MRADASAAARIRDDEEAQRALEPHPVLHELLDDGTLSTRLLASSWTAKPRWWPLFAISGALTLLFIVGIVETFMRGIGAWGNNIPVAWAYGIVNFVWWIGIGHAGTFISAFLLLLNQHWRASINRIAEAMTLFALVNASLFPVLHLGRPWFFYWLIPYPATMGVWPNFKSSLPWDVAAISTYFTVSLLFWYLGLVPDLAAARDRAPGRLRRQLYGIFALGWRGRASEWRHYRVAYTLLAGLATPLVISVHSIVSLDFSITQLPGWHSTIFPPYFVVGAIYSGFAMVLMLMLPIRRAFGLQDIITTQHLDNLGKLLLVTGSMVAYAYICEAFIAWYSGDPFERYAMLIARPLGPYAILFWVMIAANVVTPQFFWSSRVRSSPFALFVAGAAIWVGMWIERFVIIVGSLSRDFLPSSWHNYAPTWVDWSLLIGSVGLFSLLFLTFLRWVPFIPLSEVKKLRYELSRSHAIIPSEG; from the coding sequence ATGCGCGCTGACGCGTCGGCGGCCGCCCGCATTCGCGACGACGAAGAAGCCCAGCGCGCTCTCGAGCCGCATCCCGTCCTCCACGAGCTGCTGGACGACGGCACGCTCTCCACACGCCTCCTTGCGAGCAGCTGGACGGCAAAGCCACGATGGTGGCCGCTGTTCGCGATATCGGGAGCGCTCACGCTGCTGTTCATCGTCGGAATTGTCGAGACGTTCATGCGCGGCATCGGTGCCTGGGGAAACAACATTCCCGTCGCGTGGGCCTACGGTATCGTCAACTTCGTCTGGTGGATCGGGATCGGCCACGCCGGGACGTTCATCTCGGCGTTTCTGCTGTTGCTGAACCAGCACTGGCGCGCGTCGATCAATCGCATTGCCGAGGCGATGACGCTGTTCGCGCTGGTGAATGCATCGCTCTTCCCGGTGCTCCACCTTGGTCGCCCCTGGTTCTTCTACTGGCTGATTCCGTATCCGGCCACGATGGGTGTCTGGCCGAATTTCAAGAGCTCTCTGCCGTGGGACGTCGCCGCCATCTCGACCTACTTCACGGTCTCACTGCTCTTCTGGTATCTCGGTCTCGTGCCCGATCTCGCCGCGGCGAGAGATCGCGCCCCCGGCCGGCTGCGTCGACAGCTATACGGCATCTTCGCGCTCGGCTGGCGTGGGCGCGCGAGCGAGTGGCGTCACTATCGCGTCGCATACACGCTACTTGCTGGCCTCGCGACGCCGCTCGTGATCTCCGTGCACAGCATCGTGAGTCTCGACTTCTCGATCACGCAGCTTCCCGGCTGGCACTCGACGATCTTTCCACCGTACTTCGTCGTCGGCGCGATCTACTCGGGATTCGCGATGGTGTTGATGCTCATGCTGCCCATCAGGCGCGCATTCGGACTCCAAGACATCATCACGACGCAACATCTCGACAATCTCGGTAAGCTGCTGCTCGTCACCGGATCGATGGTCGCGTACGCGTACATATGCGAAGCCTTCATTGCGTGGTATAGCGGCGACCCGTTCGAGCGTTATGCAATGCTCATCGCGCGCCCGCTCGGGCCGTACGCGATCCTCTTCTGGGTGATGATCGCGGCGAACGTCGTCACGCCGCAGTTCTTCTGGTCGTCACGGGTTCGCTCGAGCCCCTTTGCGCTCTTTGTCGCTGGGGCTGCAATCTGGGTCGGCATGTGGATCGAGCGCTTCGTCATCATCGTCGGCTCGCTGAGTCGGGATTTCCTGCCATCGAGTTGGCACAACTATGCGCCCACGTGGGTCGATTGGAGTTTGCTCATCGGGAGCGTCGGACTGTTCTCTTTGCTGTTTCTGACCTTCCTCCGCTGGGTGCCCTTCATCCCACTCAGCGAGGTGAAGAAACTGCGCTATGAGTTGTCGCGCAGCCATGCCATCATTCCGAGCGAAGGGTGA
- a CDS encoding quinol:electron acceptor oxidoreductase subunit ActD, whose product MPSFRAKGDIDMSRDIRLLAEFANATDLLHAIEALRREKYHDLETYAPFDIPELDEPLGLSRSRLGWLALTAGSIGLIASYGIQWWANVHSYPLNVGGRPQHAVPAFLLATFEGTVLAASLGVFFGVLLVLRLPRLWSIEDDVEDFQRASIDRFWIAMRTFASERDRAHAEGLLRDAGALRTITRLGPQWASLVRPLGLLIALVIGANGCSDRMGSGFDWKRMRTQPRYTPFGASAFFPDGKAMRSPPAGTIPREAQMARNMATDSVALRRGANRFAIYCAVCHGERGDSAGVVGDNMQPKKPPSLLDPAIRGLTAEQLYKVITDGFGYMPSYAAELSAPDRWAIVAYVGLLQSRPLGADSSRLSSR is encoded by the coding sequence ATGCCATCATTCCGAGCGAAGGGTGACATCGACATGAGCCGCGACATTCGACTCCTCGCCGAATTTGCGAACGCGACGGACTTGCTCCACGCCATCGAGGCACTGCGGCGCGAGAAGTATCACGACCTCGAGACGTACGCCCCGTTCGACATCCCGGAGCTGGATGAGCCACTCGGCCTCTCACGTTCCCGACTTGGCTGGCTCGCGCTTACCGCCGGCAGCATCGGCCTGATTGCGAGCTACGGCATTCAGTGGTGGGCGAACGTCCATTCGTATCCACTGAACGTTGGCGGCCGGCCACAGCACGCCGTCCCGGCATTTCTGCTCGCGACGTTCGAAGGCACCGTTCTCGCCGCATCGCTCGGTGTGTTCTTCGGCGTGCTTCTGGTGTTGCGACTGCCGCGCCTCTGGTCGATCGAGGACGACGTCGAGGACTTTCAGCGTGCATCGATCGATCGCTTCTGGATCGCGATGCGCACATTTGCGAGTGAGCGCGATCGCGCGCACGCCGAGGGACTGCTCCGGGACGCGGGCGCACTCCGGACCATCACGCGCCTCGGACCGCAGTGGGCGTCACTCGTTAGGCCACTCGGTCTCCTAATCGCGCTCGTGATCGGCGCGAACGGGTGCTCCGACCGCATGGGCAGCGGCTTCGACTGGAAGCGTATGCGCACGCAGCCGCGATATACGCCCTTCGGCGCGAGCGCATTCTTCCCCGATGGAAAAGCAATGCGCTCCCCTCCAGCCGGGACGATTCCACGAGAGGCCCAGATGGCCCGGAACATGGCGACGGATTCGGTCGCTCTGCGGCGAGGCGCCAATCGCTTTGCCATCTATTGTGCCGTGTGCCACGGCGAGCGCGGCGACAGCGCCGGCGTCGTCGGCGACAACATGCAGCCGAAGAAACCGCCGTCGCTCCTCGACCCAGCGATTCGCGGGCTCACGGCTGAGCAGTTGTACAAGGTGATCACCGACGGCTTTGGCTACATGCCGTCGTATGCGGCCGAGTTGTCCGCGCCGGACCGATGGGCAATAGTCGCGTACGTTGGCTTGCTCCAGTCACGGCCGTTGGGCGCTGACTCTTCACGACTGTCTTCGCGATGA
- a CDS encoding class I SAM-dependent methyltransferase, with protein sequence MIKAFYSDGGLNVETYDARTFGFPGEIDFWIARAKESGAPVLELACGTGRVSWPIARAGVDIVGIDLSLAMLERAEGKRAGEPKDVAARARFLSGDMANFSLPGHFALTIIPARAFQALLTVEEQRSSLGCIYRHLKPQGRLIVDIFDPRLNLLTEERFLPQRQFAPYRNPLTGHTVSIDVLERVNDHVQQRLAERWRFRETAENGNVVRDEEEHLELRWIYRYEMRHLLELSGFAIEEELSDFSGARPAYGREQIVLAKKTGN encoded by the coding sequence ATGATTAAAGCCTTCTATTCCGACGGAGGTCTCAATGTCGAGACCTACGACGCCCGCACGTTCGGCTTTCCTGGCGAGATCGATTTCTGGATCGCGCGCGCGAAGGAGAGTGGCGCGCCCGTGCTCGAGCTCGCGTGTGGAACGGGACGCGTGAGCTGGCCGATTGCTCGTGCCGGCGTCGACATTGTCGGGATCGATCTGTCGCTGGCAATGCTCGAGCGGGCGGAGGGCAAGCGCGCCGGCGAACCAAAGGACGTAGCCGCGCGCGCACGGTTTCTGTCCGGTGACATGGCCAACTTCTCGCTCCCCGGACACTTTGCGCTCACGATCATCCCTGCCCGAGCGTTTCAGGCGCTCTTGACTGTCGAGGAGCAGCGGTCCTCGTTAGGCTGCATCTACCGTCACCTGAAACCGCAAGGTCGCCTGATCGTCGATATCTTCGATCCACGCTTGAACCTCCTGACTGAGGAGCGCTTCCTGCCGCAGCGCCAGTTCGCGCCCTATCGCAATCCGCTCACGGGCCATACGGTGAGCATCGATGTCCTCGAGCGCGTGAATGACCACGTGCAGCAGCGGCTCGCCGAGCGATGGCGATTCCGTGAGACTGCGGAGAACGGCAATGTCGTGCGTGACGAGGAGGAGCATCTCGAACTGCGCTGGATCTATCGGTACGAGATGCGGCATCTGCTCGAATTGAGCGGTTTCGCCATCGAGGAGGAGTTGTCAGATTTCAGCGGTGCGCGGCCCGCATACGGCCGCGAACAAATCGTACTCGCCAAGAAGACGGGTAATTAG